In one window of Frigoriglobus tundricola DNA:
- a CDS encoding aldose epimerase family protein, which translates to MRRALPALIVTLGMASAACADGKGTGPAFEQDTFGKLPATKTKDGKDVPGPTVTRYTLVNKNGVTVKCIEYGAIITEINVPDKAGKFADVVLGYDKLDDYLKGSPYFGTNAGRCANRVANAKFTLDGKEYKLAANNAPHSLHGGEKGFDKKFWKGEPSLTATGPSVKFSYTSPDGEEGYPGRLAVVVSYTLTDSNELVIEYRATTDKTTVCNLAHHSYFNLAGHNSGDIKGHEVTIAAKNYTPGDETLIPTGKIEPVAGTAFDFTKSKAIGTDLEKAGGKPIGFDLNYVLDKGTTPRPELAAKVVEPKSGRTLEIFTTEPGLQFYSGNFLDGSNTGKGGAVYKQYNGFCAEAQKFPDSINKPEWKDKSNVVLKPGETYKQTTIYQFGVAK; encoded by the coding sequence ATGCGTCGCGCTCTCCCCGCACTGATCGTCACCCTCGGCATGGCGTCGGCCGCGTGCGCCGACGGCAAGGGCACCGGCCCGGCGTTCGAGCAGGACACGTTCGGCAAGTTGCCGGCCACGAAGACCAAAGACGGCAAGGACGTGCCCGGCCCGACCGTCACGCGGTACACGCTCGTCAACAAGAACGGCGTGACCGTGAAGTGCATCGAATACGGCGCGATCATCACCGAGATCAACGTGCCCGACAAGGCCGGCAAGTTCGCCGACGTGGTCCTCGGGTACGACAAGCTCGACGACTACCTGAAGGGCAGCCCGTACTTCGGCACGAACGCCGGGCGGTGCGCGAACCGCGTCGCGAACGCGAAGTTCACCCTCGACGGCAAGGAGTACAAGCTCGCGGCCAACAACGCCCCGCACAGCCTGCACGGCGGCGAGAAGGGGTTCGACAAGAAGTTCTGGAAGGGCGAACCGAGCCTCACCGCCACCGGCCCGAGCGTGAAGTTCAGCTACACCAGCCCGGACGGCGAAGAGGGCTACCCCGGCCGGCTCGCGGTCGTCGTCAGCTACACGCTCACCGACAGCAACGAGCTGGTGATCGAGTACCGCGCGACCACCGACAAGACGACCGTCTGCAACCTCGCGCACCACAGCTACTTCAACCTCGCCGGCCACAACAGCGGGGACATCAAGGGCCACGAGGTCACGATCGCGGCGAAGAATTACACCCCCGGCGACGAGACGCTCATCCCCACGGGCAAGATCGAGCCGGTCGCGGGAACCGCGTTCGACTTTACGAAGTCGAAGGCCATCGGGACGGATCTGGAAAAGGCCGGCGGGAAGCCGATCGGCTTCGACCTGAACTACGTGCTGGACAAGGGCACCACCCCCCGGCCGGAACTGGCCGCGAAGGTGGTCGAGCCGAAGAGCGGGCGCACGCTGGAGATCTTCACCACCGAACCGGGGTTGCAGTTCTACAGCGGCAACTTCCTGGACGGCTCGAACACGGGGAAGGGCGGCGCGGTGTACAAGCAGTACAACGGGTTCTGCGCGGAAGCCCAGAAGTTCCCCGACTCGATCAACAAGCCGGAGTGGAAGGACAAGTCCAACGTGGTCCTGAAGCCGGGCGAGACCTACAAGCAGACCACCATCTACCAGTTCGGCGTGGCGAAGTAG
- a CDS encoding EF-hand domain-containing protein, producing the protein MRYVAVALFVGALLTVAAFSTAQPPDQPPGKGGKGGKGGKGGPGGPGGPGGFGPGGPGGGRTTPVEELVARMLKFDKNGDSKLTKEEVTDTRLHPLFDRADVNKDGVVTKDELTALFTKEVDALGSGGFGGPGGFGGPGGPGGFGGPPPIGQLMPFFIQDQLNLTDAQKKQLDTIQKEADGKIEKLLTDEQKKTYKEIKERGPGRGPGGPGGPGGFGPPSGPGGPGGPGGNPPPPPPPPSE; encoded by the coding sequence ATGCGATACGTCGCGGTGGCTCTCTTCGTCGGCGCGCTACTGACGGTAGCCGCGTTCTCAACCGCCCAACCGCCGGACCAGCCCCCCGGCAAGGGGGGCAAGGGGGGCAAGGGCGGGAAAGGCGGACCGGGCGGCCCCGGTGGCCCGGGCGGATTCGGCCCCGGTGGGCCGGGCGGCGGGCGGACAACGCCCGTTGAGGAACTGGTCGCGCGGATGCTGAAGTTCGACAAAAACGGCGACAGCAAGCTCACGAAGGAAGAGGTGACCGATACCCGCCTCCACCCGCTGTTCGACCGCGCCGATGTTAATAAGGACGGTGTCGTCACGAAGGACGAACTGACCGCGCTGTTCACGAAGGAAGTGGACGCACTCGGTAGCGGCGGCTTCGGCGGGCCGGGCGGGTTCGGCGGCCCCGGTGGGCCGGGCGGATTCGGTGGACCGCCGCCCATCGGGCAGCTCATGCCCTTTTTCATTCAGGACCAACTGAACCTCACCGACGCGCAAAAGAAGCAACTCGACACGATACAGAAAGAGGCCGACGGCAAGATTGAGAAACTGCTCACCGACGAGCAGAAGAAGACCTACAAGGAGATCAAGGAACGCGGCCCCGGGCGCGGCCCGGGCGGCCCCGGCGGTCCCGGTGGCTTCGGTCCTCCCAGTGGTCCTGGCGGTCCTGGCGGTCCTGGCGGCAATCCTCCTCCGCCTCCCCCTCCGCCGTCGGAGTGA
- a CDS encoding dioxygenase family protein — MSRPQFDPNRRAFLGALGASAFFTPALFAEQLLRTPPMTEGPFYPDKIPLDTDNDLIIIGKNTTPALGEVTHLTGKVFDVNGAPVKNAVVEIWQCDANQVYLHSSDSGPKARQQDKNFQGFGRCTTTDKGEYRFRTIKPVPYPGRPAPHIHFKVKKGNRELITSQFMIRGHAGNARDGVFGGLRDVIDRELILVDFKPVKDSKIGELQAYYEIVIGHTPADADMGPK, encoded by the coding sequence ATGAGCCGTCCGCAGTTCGACCCCAACCGGCGCGCGTTCCTCGGCGCGCTCGGCGCGTCCGCGTTCTTCACGCCGGCCCTGTTCGCGGAGCAACTCCTCCGCACGCCCCCGATGACCGAGGGGCCGTTTTACCCGGACAAGATCCCGCTCGACACCGACAACGACCTCATCATCATCGGGAAGAACACCACGCCCGCACTGGGCGAGGTGACGCACCTCACCGGCAAGGTGTTCGACGTCAACGGCGCACCGGTCAAGAACGCGGTGGTCGAGATCTGGCAGTGCGACGCCAATCAGGTGTACCTGCACTCGTCCGACAGCGGCCCGAAGGCCCGGCAGCAGGACAAGAACTTCCAGGGGTTCGGCCGCTGCACGACCACGGACAAGGGCGAGTACCGGTTCCGCACCATCAAGCCGGTGCCGTACCCCGGGCGCCCCGCCCCGCACATCCACTTCAAGGTGAAGAAGGGCAACCGCGAGCTGATCACCAGCCAGTTCATGATCCGCGGGCACGCGGGCAACGCCCGCGACGGCGTGTTCGGCGGCCTCCGCGACGTCATCGACCGCGAACTGATCCTCGTGGACTTCAAGCCGGTGAAGGACTCGAAGATCGGCGAGCTCCAGGCGTATTACGAAATCGTCATCGGCCACACGCCGGCCGACGCGGACATGGGGCCGAAATAA
- a CDS encoding metallophosphoesterase: MFGMLVLLAVLVVALAWVGHACVCTAVLNNLYGRKLPKTLLKPWRIVTGFVILGFPWVVVNIFNPPILVTPGDDVGVALDHFNGTLGRVLFAYTVLCLVLGAVVFPIITIVRYRRETPACLASETTRTLDLWPELGAKLFGDGKYRWATRLPGNGAFTFDVSDLTLRLPNLPPEWDGLTLLHLSDLHFHGTPSRAYFDRVLDDLATGPVPDLVCLTGDYVDTDTHRDWIGPLLGRLSAKEAKLAILGNHDEYHDPDRVRAELVAAGYTVLSNVWREIRVRGVPCVVIGHEGPWFVPTPDLSGAPVGPFRLCLSHTPDQFYWGLANHVGLMLSGHVHGGGIRVPVIGSIFVPSVYGRRFDQGVFEKGSTALVVSRGMSGKEPLRIRCNPQAIRITLKPR; encoded by the coding sequence ATGTTCGGTATGTTGGTACTCCTCGCGGTTCTGGTGGTCGCGCTCGCGTGGGTCGGGCACGCGTGCGTCTGCACGGCGGTCCTCAACAACCTTTACGGGCGCAAGCTGCCGAAGACGCTGCTGAAGCCGTGGCGGATCGTCACCGGCTTCGTGATCCTCGGGTTCCCGTGGGTCGTGGTGAACATTTTCAACCCGCCGATCCTCGTAACACCGGGTGACGATGTCGGTGTCGCCCTGGATCACTTCAACGGCACCCTCGGCCGCGTGCTGTTCGCTTACACGGTCCTGTGCTTGGTACTCGGCGCGGTGGTGTTCCCGATCATCACGATCGTGCGGTACCGGCGGGAGACGCCCGCGTGTCTCGCGTCGGAAACCACCCGCACGCTCGACCTGTGGCCCGAACTCGGTGCAAAGCTCTTCGGGGACGGTAAATATCGCTGGGCCACGCGCCTGCCCGGCAACGGCGCGTTCACGTTCGACGTCAGCGACCTGACGCTCCGGTTGCCGAACTTGCCGCCCGAATGGGACGGGCTCACGCTGCTCCACCTGAGCGACCTGCACTTCCACGGCACGCCGAGTCGGGCGTACTTCGACCGCGTTCTGGACGACCTCGCGACCGGCCCGGTGCCCGACCTCGTGTGCCTGACCGGCGACTACGTGGACACGGACACACACCGTGACTGGATCGGCCCGCTGCTCGGCCGGCTCTCCGCGAAGGAAGCGAAGCTCGCCATCCTCGGCAACCACGACGAGTACCACGACCCGGACCGCGTGCGGGCGGAACTCGTGGCCGCGGGGTACACGGTGTTGAGCAATGTCTGGCGTGAAATCCGCGTGCGGGGGGTGCCGTGCGTGGTGATCGGGCACGAAGGGCCGTGGTTCGTCCCCACACCGGATCTGAGCGGCGCTCCCGTCGGCCCGTTCCGCCTTTGTCTCAGCCACACCCCGGATCAGTTCTACTGGGGGCTCGCGAACCACGTCGGCCTGATGCTGAGCGGGCACGTCCACGGCGGCGGAATCCGGGTGCCGGTGATCGGCTCGATCTTCGTGCCGAGCGTTTACGGCCGCCGGTTCGACCAGGGCGTGTTCGAGAAAGGATCGACCGCGCTCGTGGTGAGCCGCGGCATGAGCGGGAAGGAACCGTTGCGCATCCGCTGCAACCCGCAGGCGATTCGGATCACCTTGAAGCCGCGGTAA
- a CDS encoding inositol monophosphatase family protein — MSTDAARLSEYLSAAVEAARVGAAELERWRGKFSIREKGRADLVTEADEASQKLIKHVLLGRFPDHIFIGEEESVGKSPGDVRPAPDAPPAWVVDPLDGTANYAHDVPAYCVSIGLWHAGRAIVGVILDPRQNELFSAAVGQGAFLNGSPIRVSTVPDVASGMISTGFPANYEKQLRNLETWKRLTAHAQSLRRNGSTALSMAYVAAGRFDGYWAYDNYPWDVMAGAALITEAGGTLCSTDGTAFDPYRPDLIAGNPPVRAELLKLLLAADPGATG; from the coding sequence ATGAGCACCGACGCCGCACGCTTGAGTGAGTACCTGTCCGCCGCCGTCGAGGCCGCCCGGGTGGGCGCCGCCGAACTGGAGCGGTGGCGGGGCAAGTTCTCGATCCGCGAGAAGGGCCGCGCCGACCTCGTCACCGAGGCCGATGAGGCGTCGCAGAAGCTCATCAAGCACGTTCTGCTCGGGCGCTTCCCCGATCACATCTTCATCGGCGAGGAAGAGTCGGTCGGGAAATCGCCCGGCGACGTGCGCCCCGCCCCCGACGCCCCGCCCGCGTGGGTGGTCGATCCGCTCGACGGGACCGCGAACTACGCGCACGACGTGCCCGCATACTGCGTTTCCATCGGCCTGTGGCACGCGGGCCGCGCCATTGTGGGCGTCATCCTCGATCCGCGGCAGAACGAACTGTTCTCCGCCGCGGTCGGGCAGGGCGCGTTTCTCAACGGCAGCCCGATTCGCGTGAGTACCGTGCCCGACGTGGCGAGCGGGATGATCAGCACCGGTTTCCCGGCGAACTACGAGAAGCAGTTGCGGAACCTGGAGACGTGGAAGCGGCTCACGGCGCACGCGCAATCGCTGCGCCGGAACGGTTCGACGGCGCTGAGCATGGCCTACGTCGCGGCCGGCCGGTTCGACGGATATTGGGCCTACGACAACTACCCGTGGGACGTGATGGCCGGCGCGGCGCTGATCACGGAGGCCGGCGGCACCCTCTGTTCGACGGACGGCACCGCGTTCGACCCGTACCGCCCGGACCTCATCGCCGGGAACCCGCCGGTTCGGGCGGAACTGCTGAAATTGCTGCTGGCGGCCGATCCGGGAGCGACGGGGTGA
- a CDS encoding class I SAM-dependent methyltransferase, with translation MPPRFHCTPPEAVAETVRETVYVGDYTFRIDRPADSDRVLDHPWVRSAYAADGYVPYWPTLWPSARMLAKAVLREPWETYPQPVRVLEIGCGLGLAGVACLARGLQVTFSDVDETALTYAAANARLNGYPEGFRTRLLDFRCPPVDAKYPVVIGSDLMYEERLVNPLVRLLEAVLAPGGVCLIADPDRLPARVFRWKLQEVGYDVVSDFARAGEPGGERTKGTIYRIRWNG, from the coding sequence ATGCCCCCCCGCTTTCACTGCACGCCCCCGGAAGCCGTTGCCGAGACCGTCCGCGAGACGGTGTACGTCGGCGACTACACGTTCCGCATCGACCGCCCGGCCGACTCCGACCGGGTGCTCGACCACCCGTGGGTCCGCTCCGCCTACGCCGCCGACGGGTACGTGCCGTACTGGCCGACGCTGTGGCCCTCGGCGCGGATGCTGGCGAAGGCCGTTCTCCGCGAGCCGTGGGAGACCTACCCGCAACCGGTCCGCGTACTCGAAATCGGGTGCGGGCTGGGGCTGGCCGGGGTCGCGTGCCTCGCCCGCGGGCTCCAGGTCACGTTCTCCGATGTGGACGAGACGGCACTCACCTACGCCGCCGCGAACGCCCGGCTCAACGGGTATCCGGAGGGCTTCCGCACGCGCCTGCTCGATTTCCGCTGCCCGCCGGTCGACGCGAAGTACCCGGTCGTGATCGGCTCCGACCTGATGTACGAGGAGCGGCTGGTGAACCCGCTCGTGCGGCTGCTCGAAGCGGTCCTCGCGCCGGGCGGCGTGTGCCTGATCGCCGACCCGGACCGTCTGCCGGCCCGCGTGTTCCGGTGGAAGCTCCAGGAAGTGGGGTACGACGTCGTCTCCGATTTCGCCCGCGCCGGCGAGCCCGGCGGCGAGCGCACGAAGGGGACCATCTACCGCATCCGGTGGAACGGCTGA
- a CDS encoding endonuclease/exonuclease/phosphatase family protein, protein MPRVLFWNVQRKQLDSLVMALIADQTPDIVVLVETPPRSRLSAFLAPTGWQRVGRSERFTVLTRQTFRFTRLLNPDPTDRIEFWHVAPPAADDWLFALVHGPDRRNATDDTRRLLFDRFRAAIRELENLLGHRRTVILGDLNANPHDPSVLCANGLHAIGVRRVRGRTDRAIRNAGRADFFYNPMWRLYGSDPAGDSGAGSYYYHEGYDATELFWHMLDQVLIRPEYADRLPANMLRLVTSAGSTDLTTTDGHPDPAVGSDHLPVAFEEVPRADTRSVAGLQVRPEAARRPPNTGRSGTRVEREDERPGRISRLARRGTGQRVPRSLSV, encoded by the coding sequence ATGCCCCGCGTCCTCTTCTGGAACGTCCAGCGGAAGCAACTGGATTCGCTGGTGATGGCGCTGATCGCGGACCAGACACCGGACATCGTGGTGTTGGTGGAAACGCCGCCGCGGTCGCGCCTTTCTGCATTCCTGGCACCAACTGGGTGGCAGCGCGTCGGCCGCTCCGAGCGATTCACGGTGTTGACGAGGCAAACATTTCGGTTCACCCGCCTACTGAACCCCGACCCGACGGACCGGATCGAGTTCTGGCACGTCGCACCACCCGCGGCCGATGATTGGCTGTTCGCGCTGGTTCACGGCCCGGACCGCCGCAACGCAACGGACGACACGCGGCGGCTATTGTTCGATCGCTTCCGGGCGGCGATCCGAGAATTGGAGAACCTCCTCGGGCACCGCCGAACGGTCATCCTCGGCGACCTGAACGCAAACCCGCACGATCCGTCGGTACTCTGCGCCAACGGCTTGCACGCGATCGGCGTTCGGCGCGTTCGGGGGCGGACCGACCGCGCGATTCGAAACGCCGGCCGAGCGGACTTCTTTTACAACCCGATGTGGCGGCTGTACGGCTCCGATCCGGCTGGCGATTCGGGCGCGGGGAGTTATTATTACCACGAAGGGTACGACGCGACGGAACTGTTTTGGCACATGCTCGATCAGGTGCTGATCCGGCCCGAGTACGCGGACCGGCTCCCGGCGAACATGCTTCGGCTCGTAACAAGCGCCGGGAGTACGGACCTCACGACCACGGACGGGCACCCCGACCCCGCTGTCGGATCCGATCATCTGCCGGTTGCGTTCGAGGAGGTGCCCCGTGCCGACACTCGATCTGTGGCCGGACTTCAAGTTCGACCCGAAGCCGCGCGGCGTCCGCCAAATACTGGAAGAAGCGGGACACGGGTTGAAAGAGAAGACGAACGGCCTGGTCGAATTTCGCGTCTGGCCCGACGAGGGACGGGACAGCGAGTTCCCCGTTCGTTATCGGTGTGA